The genomic segment CTCGGTACCATCTGCCCAAGCAACCCCACCAAAATAGTGTGATAGCATTTTACCAAGCATTGGGCCACGCCACATAACTGGTTTGTTAGCTGGTAAGAAAAACTCAGTAGAAATGACTTCCATCCCTTCGCCTTGTAAAGGAATCATCATGTCATCATCTGTACCTGATAAAGGTTTGATATCTACTTTTAATATTTGAGGAATACTTGCCCCATATATATCGGCATCCATGATGCCTACTTTCTTGCCTAAACGGTTTAAGGCTGCAGCTAGGTTAGCTGTTACGGTTGATTTACCAACACCGCCTTTACCCGATGCAATTCCTAAATATATGATTTTCTTTTCACCTTCATTAATCACTTCATTTTGATGGAAAGTAACCTTTATACCAGGAAACCCCAATTCAACTTTGACAAGTTTAATTAAGTTAATTTTAAATTTAGTTTCTTCTGGCGTTCCTGGTTTTGAGTAATAGATTTCAACATCTACTACACCTGTAGGGCCGACAGTAAGTTTTTTAATACCGTTAACTTCCTTTAAGGTTTTACCATAACCGGTATCTTCTAATTCTTCTATTCTTGATTTTAATTCTTCATAAGTAGCCATTTTTAACACCTCGATATTTATTATAACATTAATGAACTGAAAATCGGTTTGAAATGCTATAAAACCTTCATTGAGTGGTTCTTATAGAGTCATCTCAATCAGATAGCGTAAAAAGAACCCCGAAGGGGCTCTTTATTAAGCTTCTTTACTACGTTTAAACATCTTACTAATACGTTTGAAGAATCCTGATTCATCATAGCTTAAGATAGATGCTTTGTATATTGGGGTTAAGAAGTAATAAATCGCAACTGTAGAACCCAATAATAAGACAAACACAATAATGGTGTCTACCACACTAAATACGCCACTCATAAACAAGGTTGGGGCAACAATAGGTGCGAATAGCGGAATGTAT from the Paracholeplasma morum genome contains:
- a CDS encoding P-loop NTPase, which gives rise to MATYEELKSRIEELEDTGYGKTLKEVNGIKKLTVGPTGVVDVEIYYSKPGTPEETKFKINLIKLVKVELGFPGIKVTFHQNEVINEGEKKIIYLGIASGKGGVGKSTVTANLAAALNRLGKKVGIMDADIYGASIPQILKVDIKPLSGTDDDMMIPLQGEGMEVISTEFFLPANKPVMWRGPMLGKMLSHYFGGVAWADGTEYVLIDLPPGTGDVALDINKFAKQTKMLIVTTPHVNAAHVAVKAGLGAQQIGHQVIGVVENMSYFLNPCNNKREYIFGKDGGLQVADQLGVDLLAQLPIGQPVENYIYKSNEPAGLIYDQLASKVIDLLED